The nucleotide window CGTGCATCTGCACGCCAACGAGAATCGCGAGGAGGTCGCCCCGATCGTCGAGGAGCACGGCCAGCGCCCACTGGCGTACGCTGCGGACTGTGGCCTGCTCGACGCGGACGACTTCCTCGCCCACGCCGTCCACCTCGCGGACGGGGAGATCGATCTGCTCGCGGAGCGCGGAACGGGCGTGGTGCACTGCCCGGCGTCGAACATGAAACTCGCGAGCGGGATGGCCCCCGTCCAGCGCCTCCTCGACGCGGGCGTGCCGGTCGCACTCGGCACCGACGGCGCGGCCTCGAACAACGATCTCGACGTGTTCGGAGAGATGCGCGACGCGGCGCTGGTGGGCAAACTCGCCGCCGACGACGCGAGCGCGGTCGACGCCCAGAGCGCGGTCGAAATGGCGACCGCGGGCGGGGCGGACGTCCTCGGCTTCGAGTCCGGGCGGATCGAGGCGGGCGCGAACGCCGATCTGGCCGTCCTCGATCTGGACGCGCCGCATCTGACGCCACAGCACGACCTGGTGAGCCACCTGGTCTACGCCGCCCGCGGGAGTGACGTCCGGCACACGGTCTGTGACGGCCAGGTGCTCATGGCCGATCGGGAGGTCCAGACGCTGGACGCCGACGCGGTCCGCGAGCGCGCGATCTCGGAGGCGACCGCTCTCCTCGATCGGGCGGCCTGACTCGAAACCATCAATTGGCCGCCGGACGGATCGCCGTTCGATGACGGATCGCGGCGATCGATCACGATTCGACCCACGCGGCTTCTATCGGGCGATCGCCGTGCGCTGGCACCGCTGGATCGAGCGGACCGACAACCTGCTCACGCTGTCGGTGCTGGTCGTCCTCCCCGTTCTCATCGGCGGCGTCACCCTCCTCGCCAACCACGAACCCGCGCTGCCCTTTCTGCTCTTCCCGCCGCTGGCCTCGGGTGGCTACTCGCTGTTTGCCGATCCGGGCGCGTGGCGACGAGACGTCCGGCGGTTCGTCGGTGGCCTGTCGGTCGGGGCGGCGAGCGGGTGGCTCGCGCTCGAAGCCGCGACGGCCGTGTGGTATCAGGTGCCGGCGACGAACGTCCACGCCGGCGCGGTCGCGCTGGGCGTGTTGGTGACGGCACTGGTCACGCTCGCCCTCGACCTCCAGGCTCCGGCGGCGTTCTCGACGGCGCTGCTCGTCCACGTCTCCGGCCCCGGTGGGGTCGACCCCGTGGGCTACGTCACGAGCGTGATCGCCGGGAGCCTGATCGTCGCCGGCGCGTACGTCGTCTGGCGGCGCGGCCTGTACGACCGCCGGGCGGGCCTGCTCTACGAGTCGATCGAGGCCGACGATCAGGTGCTCGTGCCCGTCTACGGCGAGACCGCGACGGCGACCGCGACGCTCGGGGCCCGCATCGCCGGTGCGCACGACGCCGGGCGGGTCGTCTTGTGTGGCCTCCTCGACGGGACGGACCCGCCCGCACATCCGGCCAGCGACGCCGATTCGGTCGACGCGGTCGCGGAGGACCTCGAACGGATCGCCGCGGCGGTCACCGATCGGGTCGGCACGCCGGTCGACGTCGTCGTCGCGCGCGGGCGGGCCGACCGGATCCTCCGTGTCGCTCACGACACCGACTGCGATCTGATCGTCGCGCCGGCGGTGTACGCCGACGAGGGCCTCGCGCCGTTCGTCCGGGCGCTGTTCCAGAGCGACCTCGACGTGCTCGTTCACGACTCCCGGGCGGGCCGGACCGAGTGGAATCGCGTGCTCGTCCCGGTCCGGCGCGCGAGCGACGTCGCCCACAGCATGATCGACTTCGCGGACCGACTGGTGGGGTCGGGCGCGGTCAGCGTCTGTCGGTGTGTCGACGCTGCCGACGAGCGCCCGACCGCCGAACGCGCGATCGAGCGGCTGATCACGGCGTTCGATCGCCCGATCGAGACGCGCGTCGCGGTCTCGCCCCTGGAGACGTTTCTCGACGCCTACGCCAGCCAGTACGATCTCGTCGTGATCGGTGCGAGTCGCGACCGCTCGCTGCCCTCGCGGATCCTCTCGCCGCCGACCTATCGGCGTCTCGCGGGCATCGACACCGACCTCGCGATCGTCGATCGCAACTACCGGTCCTGAGTGTCGAACGACTCGAAGGCGGCTTCGAGGTTGTCGAGTTCGGCACCGAACTGTCGCTCGAAAAACGTCTCGACGCCGGGCGCGTGGCCGTCGACGACGAAGCGATTCGAGAGGCTCGTGCCCGTCTCCGTCTCCGTCAGGCGGTGCTCGCCCTGGATGTCCATCACCGATGAGCGACCCACGAACCGGACGAATGCGGGGGGATCGCGCTCGACGTCGCGGGTGTCGACGCTGACGCGTTTGTCGAGCAGCGGGATCGGCAGCGATATCTCCCAGGTCGCGCGATCCACGTGCTCGGGATCGGCATCGACCGCCTCGACGACGCTGATGGCGCGCGCCCGCTCGATCGGGTCGGCAATGAACGCCCAGACGGCGTCCCGGGGGGCGTCGATCTCGATCGTGCGTTCGAGTTCGACGGTCATGGCCGCACTGGGGTGTCCGTCACAATAGGTGGCGTGGTCTCGGCCGTCCACCCGTTAGGCTAGCGTCTGGACCGCGACGATCGCGGCGACGCCCGCGGCGACCGCGAGCGCGAACCCACCCCCGGCGATCAGGTTGTCTGCCGCGGCGACGGCCATCACGCCCGCACCGAGTGCGGCGACGGCGAGCCCCGCGAGTGCGATGCCGACCGGTCGATCGGTCTGTGTCTCCATGCAGGCTCAACGGAGAGCGCCCACTTCACTCGTTCGCCGCGTCGTCGATCTGCACCGGGCCGGCGTCGCGATCCAGCGCGAGGTTCGTCGCGATCTCGGCGTTTCGAACGCCGAAGTCCGCGGTCTGCTGGAGGGCGACCAGCACCTCACGGACCTGCAGGAGGTCGTCGTTGGGCAACTCTTCGAGACCGTCGAAGATGTCCTGGACCTGGTCGTCGATCGCCTGGAACCGCTCGCGGACGTCGGTCGTCACCCCGTGATCGCGCTCGACGGCGGCCTGGATCGCCTGTTCTGAGATCTTGTCGACGTGATCGTTGAACGCACGGATCTGTTTCATCGTCGAATCCGAGACCGCCAGGGTGTGGCCGTCGGCGTCGCGAGCGATCGTCGCGATGTCTTCGGCGCTGTCGGCGGTGAGTTCGAGGTTCTTCGCGAGCGAGCGATACGCGATCAGCGGAAAGCTCTCGGTGAGGCCGACCGCGCGCGCGAGCGTCGGATCGCGATGCGCCGAGAAGATCAACCGGAGGAGGAGGACGAAGATCTTGTTCGCCTGGCGCTCGCGGTTCAGCGCCCGATCCGCGAGTTCGCGATTCCCCTGGCTGAGCGCGTCGATCGCCTCCGAGCGCATCGTCCGGCCGGTCGACTCCAGGCGTTCGAGCAGGTTCGTCAGCGAGAAGTCCGCGGGATCGACCGAACACCGGATCGAGATCCTGTCGGGCGTCTCTTCGATGACACCCAGGCCCATGAGTTGGGCCTCTGCGTTGTACACCGCGGAGATGTGCTCGCCGTCGAGCGTGGCCCGATCTCCCGATTCGACGGCGATCACACGCCGTCCGAGGACGTACTGGGCGACGATCGCTCGTTCGAGCGTGTCGGCGTCCAGGTCCGACGCGTCGATGGTCGCCGTCGACTCGCCGGAATCGATCGATCCCGGCAGGACGGTGATCGACCCCTGATCACCGATGCGCAGGCTCACCTCGTCACCTTTCTCCACGTCGTACGTACGGGCCCACTCCGCGGGCAGCGTCATCGCGAGCGTCGATGGGCCCAGTTGCTGGACCTTGCGGGTCTCCATATCTCGTCCAGGGTCCCTACGGCCTTGTATCTGCCCCGTTCGGTAGAAGGGTGTATAAGGGCATACTATCGCTCCGCGCAGTCACCGGTATTTATGGTGGTCGGCCTGCTATCTCGATACGCCGGGAACGACGCTTTTCTCGTCTGACCGGCACAAAACCGGCGTCGGCACCTCGCACTCCTCGGCGGGTTCGCGCCCCGGGCGACCCCGGTCGTCCCCTTTCGTCTGATCGACTCCCGAGACCGATCAGGGCGAGAGGTGATCGTCGACGGGTTCGGCGGGCACGCCCGCGACGGTCGTCCCCCGGGGCACGTCGCTCGCGACCAGCGAGTTCGCCGCGACCGTCGCGTCCGCGCCGATCCGTACGCCCGGGAGCACCGTCGCGCCCGTCCCGATCGTCGCGCGATCACCGATCCAGACGTCTCCGACGCGATACTCGTCCTGGAGGAACTCGTGACAGAGAATCGTCGCATCGTAGCCGACGATCACGTCCTCACCGAAGGTGATGCGATCGGGCCACATGAAATCGGGCGTCGCGCCGATGGCCAGTGCGGTCCGTGCCCCGACCTCCGCACCGACGGTCCGGAGGACGACGTTTTTCAGCCGGACGCTGGGGACGTACTTCAGTATCCAGATCACCACGGGCATGAACAGCATCCAGATCGGGTTGCGCGCGCGGATCCAGTGGCTGTACACGGAGTTCGGCCCCGGCGTCGCCGTGCGGTCGAGACGGTCCTGTCGTCGCTCGTCGTCCCCGCAAGCCTCGTCGCTCATCGTCGCCTCTCGGTGCCGGGCGTCGCTCGGTCGGTCGAGACCGGGTCCCTCACGGTTTCACTCGCGCAGACTTGCGAGATGTTCGTCGCGCTTGGCGAGCAGGGCCTCGGTCCCGATGTCGTGACGCACGCGGACGCCCTCCTCACCGATCGCCGCGAGGCCGTCTTCGGCGATCGATTCGGCCTCGGCGATGGTGTCGGCGACGCCGACGACCGCGAACGCTCGCGAGGTCGTGGTGTAGATGCCGTCCTCGCGGGCGTCGACGCTGGCATAAAACAGGAGTGCGTCGGTCTCATCGACGGCGTCGGCGTCGATTTTCGTCCCCGCGGCGGGATCGGTCGGATAGCCCTCGGGGACGGCGTACTTACAGACCGTCGCCTGGGAGGCGAAACTCAGGCGTGGGAGTTGATCGCCCTCGCGCGCGGCGACGAGCACGTCGAGCAATGGGGTCGTCATCACGGGCAGTGTGTTCATCGCCTCGGGGTCGCCGAAGCGGGCGTTGAACTCGACGACGCGGACGCCGTCGGCGGTCAGCATGAACTGGCCATAGAGGACGCCCGTGTAGTCGTCGAGCGCCGCGACGGTCTGCTCGATGATATCGACGGCGTCCATGTACTCGGACTCGTCCATGAAGGGCAGTTCGAGACTGGCCGCGCTGTACGACCCCATCCCGCCGGTGTTGGGCCCTTCGTCGCCTTCGTAGGCACGTTTGTGGTCCTGGACGGCGGGGGTGACCCGGACCGATCCGTTCGCGACGAGCGCCTGGACGGTGAACTCCTCGCCGACCAATCGTTCTTCGAGGACGATCCGGTCGTGTTCGGAGTCGCGAATGTAGTCTTTGGCCTCCTCGACCGTCACCTGATCGCCGATGACGCGGACGCCTTTCCCGCCAGTGAGGCCGGCGGGCTTGACGGCCAGGTCTCCGTCGAACTCGTCGATGTACTCGCAGGCGGCCTCGCTGTCCTCGAAGACCGCGTACTCCGGACAGCCCGGAATGTCGTTCCGGTCCATGAACCGCCGTTGGAACTCCTTGTCGGTCTCGATCCGGGCGGCGTCGGCCGACGGGCCGAAGGTTGCGACGCCCTCGGCCTCCAGGGCGTCGGTCACGCCCGCCTGGAGGGCCGCTTCGGGGCCGATGATCGCGAGCGTCGCGCCGATGTCCTCGGCGTACGCGGTCACCGCGTCCGGATCGGTCGTCTCCAGGGTCTCGACGCCGTCCGCGAGGCCGGCGATGCCGGGATTGCGATTCGTCGCACACGCGTACAAGGTACAGTCGTCGGCCAGCGCCCGCGCGATGGCGTGTTCGCGGCCGCCGCCACCCACCAGCAAAACAGTCTCGCTCATGCCCGAAACGGTGGCGCACGCGAACCTAAAGCTTCCTTTTCGGTGGGTTGAGCACCGGCCGGTCGGTCACCGCGACGGGATCGAAACCCCTCACTCCGCGAGGCGTGCGGCGATGCGCTGGGCGCCGTAGGTTGCCGACCGGTCGGGTTCGTCGGGGGCGATCACCTGCACGTCGCGATCCAACTCCTCGCTCAGACGCTGTTCGAACTCGTCGACGAGCCCCGGAATGCAGACCATGCCGCCGGTGAGTGCGATCGGCTGGTTCAACGCGATGTTGTACAGTTTCATGTAGTCGTTGGCCAACTCGGGGAGGAACGTGTTCGCCACCTCCTCGACGACCTCGTCGAGGTACTCGTCGCAGGCGTTCATCACGGACTTCTCGATGGTGAACTCGTGAGAGCCGCCGCCGGGCTGTTGAATCACGTCGGTAAACGGCTCGAAGTTCTCGAAGTCGGCGTGTTCTTCTTTGTACTCGCGGGCGGTCTGAACGTCGATGTTCACCCGGCCCTGGGTCTCCTCTTCCACGTAGTTGGCGATCCGCCGGTCGACCTCGTTGCCGGTGACGGCACCGGTCGTGAACGGTGAGAGCTGTTCGCCACGACGGTAGGCGGAGGCTTCGAGGTTCGTCGAGCCCATGTTGATCGCGATGAAGATCTCACCGACCGCTTCGAGCCCCTCACCAAAGGCTGGGATCGCCCCACACAGCGATTCGGGGTAGCTCTCGACGAGGGCTTTGCCGACGGGGCTGTTCTCGATGACGTCCTGGAGATTTTCGAGGCCGGACTCGTTGTCGATCGTCGGGATGGCGTAGACGACGACGCTGTCCTCGGGCACGTCGTTCGATTCGAGCACCTCCCGGAAGAATCGGGCCGTCAGGTCCGCGCGATCCTCGTCTTCGGGCAACCCGCTGCGCAGCATGAACTGCACGCGATCGGGGTACTCGCGGGCGGCCTGTTCGCCGTACAGCGCCTGTTCCTCGCCACTGATCGGGTCGTCGTAGGTCGCCAGACAGGTCAGCGTCCGGATCGTCCGGAGTTTCCCGCCGTCGGGGTAGGCGATCACCGTCCGGGTGCTCCCGAGTTTGACGCCGATGGGGACGGGCCCGTCCGCCGTGTCGGGGGCACTCTCCTCGGGGGCGTCGGCCTCGTCCGCCGCGGCCTCCGTCTCTTCGTCGGCCTCGGTATCGTCCTCGCTCATACCAGTAGTGATACCATCGCACAGGGTAAATAGCTGTTCGCCGTTCGTCTTCGTTCGGAGCACTCAGGGCCTGAAGACAACTCTCAGCCAACTTCCGCTACATCACAGTCTTCGGGTCGATTTCCCCGTTCTCCGCGTTGAATCTGGGTCGACCGATCAGCTCATCGCGTCGAGTTTGACGACGTAGACCAGGCTCAACAGGTGGTCGTCGACGTCGAGGCCCTCGCCGTCGTGGGCCGGGTGGTCGATGCCCATGAGGTACTCGCCCAACTCCGAGCGAACCGATCCGGTGATCCACTCGACGTCTTCGTAGTAGGCTAGTGCTTCCATCGCGCCGCGATACCCGCCGTGCAAGAGCAGGTACTCCAGCCACTCGAAGATCAGAAACTCGGCGGACTGGACCTCGGGCATCCCCGACAGATAAGGTTTCGTCGTGTCGTCCCGACTGATCGGCATCAGTTCGCGATACAGCGAGGCGCGAAACGACTCGCTCTCGGGGGCGTTCGGTATCGCGTCGAGGGGGTCGGGCTGTCCGTGACGGTCGGCCCCGTCCGGTCGATCACCGTCGGGCCCGTCGGCCATCTCCCGGAGGTGTGTCAGATCGTAGTCCCGGGGGTTGATCGGCATATCGTACACATTCGTGATACTGGGGCATAAAACTTCCACCTCGTCAGACGGGCGAATGACGACGTTGTATCCATTTTCCACCACACTCTCCGTCGGCGCCACTCTGATTTTCTATCGTGATATCCCGAGACGTGATTTTAAGACGGCGGAACGCGGATGTTGGATGAACTGCATGGCCTCACGGGATCGGCCGGTGCGACTCTGTGTCACGAACGCCAAGGGCGGGACTGGCAAGACAACGATCGCGATCAACGTCGCGGGCGCGCTCAACGAGCGCGGGTACGACGTGTTGTTCGTCGACCTCGACCCGCAGGGCAACGCGACCGAAGGGCTCGGCCTCGTCGAGGCCTACGATCGCGGCCCGCCGACGCTGTTCGACGCGTTGACCGATCCCGATGGGGCCTCGATGGCCCCGGGTCTGCTCGTCGACCACCCCGAGATGACGGTCCTCCCGAGCAATATCGATCTGCTCCAGGCCGAGCGCGAACTCACGATCGCCGGGCTGATGGCCCGCGCGAAAGCCGAGGACATGGGCATTCGGGCGGCGGATCTGGAACCGCTGGCGCTGAATATCGACCCCGCGATGATCTCGCCCGGGAACGCCCTGGATCTACTCGATCCCGTCCTCGACGCCGTCGAGGTCGGCTTCGATTACGTCATCGTGGACTCGCCGCCCTTTTACGGGCAGTTGACCGACACCGCGATCTACGCGACGCGGAACGTGATCGTCCCGGCACTGACCGAGGCGACCTCCGAGCGGGCGATCGAGTTGCTCATCGACCAACTCGCGGCACTCGAAGCCCAGGCCGACATCCGGGTCGACACCGTCGGCGTCGTCGCCAATCGCGTCGAACAGACCAACGAGGACGCCGCGATGATCCAGTGGCTCGAAACCGTCTTCTCGGAGTTCCCCGTCTGGCAAGTCCGCAAGCGCGTGGCGCTGCAGCGGGCGTTCTCGGCGGGCCACTCGATTTTCGCTGACGAGGACGCGATCGACATGGAACGCGTCTTCCTCCAGATCGCTGACGAACTGAGCCGCCGATTCGAGCAGCCTACCCCCACCAACCAGGAGACTCAAGCATGACAGACGACGACCGTATGGACCGCGCCGAGCGCATCAAGCGGATGCGCGAAGGCCGCCGCGACGACGCATCGTCCGACGACAGTACCCCCGAGGAGACCGCCGGTGACGAGTCGAGCGACGACTCGCCCACCGGTCAGGATCCCACGGCGTCCGAGCGATCGCCAGGGCCAGACCCAGCGTCGGGCGCATCGGACGAAGATCGGCCCGATGCCGCCAGCGACTCGCCGGCGGACGAGGGGATCGATTCCGACGCGATGGCGGCCGCCAAACGCGTCGCTGAGTCGGTCTCCGGTGTCGACGCCGACACCCTCGCCGCGACGAACGACGCGGTCGAGAGCGGGGCCGTCGACCCCACCGAATCGGACCCCGAGACCGTCGTCCCGACCGAGACCGACGCCGGGGCGGCCGAGTCGAGCGCCGAGACGGTCGCCCCGACCGAGACCGTCGAGACGCGCGTCCTCGAATTCCAACTCGGTGACGAGCGCTACTGTATCGACATCGCGTACGTCGAGGAGATCGTCAAAGACGAGGCGATCACGCGCGTCCCGAACACACCGGCGCTCGTCGAGGGGGTCGTCGACCTGCGCGGCCAGATCACGACGATCCTCGATCCCAAAGAGGTCATCGACGTCGACGATTCCGAGACCGGATCGCTGATCGTCGTCTTCGACGCCGAGGCCGTCGAAGACCAGGGCGCGATCGGGTGGCTCGTCGACGAGGTCCACCAGGTCGGGCCCGTTTCCAAGTCAGATCTGCGGGACTCGCCGGTCGAGGAGGCGTACATCAACGGCGTCATCGATCGGGACGACCAGTTCGTGCTCTGGATCGAACCCGATCTCGCCCTCGACGCGATCGACGAGGAGTGATTCCACCGATCGGTACGTCTCAGAACAGCGCGTCGTCGACGATGCTGGCGGGGCCACCGACCGACCAGACGTGCGTGTCGGTCCCGATGCCCGCGAGACGGTCCTGCACACGATCGACGGCGTCGGCGGTCGTGTTCACGTAGACGCTCGCGCCGGTGTCCGTCGAGAAGTAGGCGGGGATGTCCTCTTCGGAGCGGAGCTCTCGGACCGCCTCGAACACCTCGATGCTGCGGCCGTCCCAGTACACCCACCCCGAGGGGCCGGTCATCGTCGTCGCCGCGAGCGCGAGCGTGTCGCGCTCGGCCGTGTCCGCGACGCGGTCGAACGTGCCCGCGCGCAACGCGTCTTTCATCTCCGCGATCTGATCTCCGACCTGGGCGCGGCGGGCCTCGAACATCGGACTCGCGGCGGCCTCCTCGTGGGCGTCGTCGGTCTCCTTGTAGACGGGAATCTCGACGCCGACGACCCGCCAGTCCTCGACGGCCGATTCGAGGCGATGCGATCGGCAGTCCTGGTCGTTCAGGCCCGCTTCGAGCAAGGAGACGCCACCGGTGACCGCACGCGCCGCCGAGGCCGACCCGCGCCGGGCGATAGCCGAAATCCCGGGCCGCGAGAGGTCGAGGTCGGCGGCCGCGACGAGCGCCGTCGCGAGCGCCGCAAAGCCCGACGCCGAGGAGCCAAAGCCCACGTTCGAGGGAAAGGAGTTCTCGCTTTCCATTCGAACCCGCCGATCGATGCCCGCGCGCTCGCGGACCGCGTCGACGACCGTCCGGATGCGCTCGGCCCCGCGCCCCTCGACGGGGTCGCCGCCGATCGCGTAGCGGTCGGCGTCGCGGTCCTCGAAGGCGACCGTCGTCGTGGTCGCCGCCGGCGCGGTACAGACGCTGATGCTGTCGTGATACGGGTAGCGGCCCGGCTTTTCGCGGAGGCCGTGGTACTTGACGAGCCCCTGGATCGGGTGGGCTCGCGCTGTCGCCTTCATGGTCGCTCCTGGGCGGGCGGGCACTTTGGCCTTCCTTCGCCGGCGAACGAGGCAGTGATGTCGATGGCGGAGAAACATCGATGGTATTATTATTATTATTATTATTATTATTAGATTTTACCCTCTCTTCATGGGACTATCCGCATCTGAAATCAGTATACGGAGGTATTTCGTATTGTTCCTCGTGGCTTGCCTCGTGATACCGGCTGCCACGATACCGACCGTCGGTTCCACGACTGCAGACGACGGTGATGTACTGACCGATGGGACCGCGAACACACCGCTCGAAGGGAAGTCGGTGGCTCGATCGACCGTTCGTGACTTGCCGGCCGAGAACGAACGTCTCCGGGACGGTCGGGACCGGGCCAGCCGTCGTATCAATCGGTCAATTCAGACGTTTCGGGACCCGGTTCGGGTTCAGAATCAGTCTGCTTTCGAACACGATGCGAACGCCATCGAAGCGCTCTCGCCGTATCTGGAGACGAATCGATCTGACGCCGTCGGTCAGGTCGAATCGTCTCTCGTACGGGCCGACCATGTGAGTGCGAACCAGTCAGTCACGGATGCTCGTCGCGCTTTCAGGCTCTCGAAGGACGACCTCCCGCCGACTTCGTACTGGAGTGCCCGTTCGCACGTCTCGGAAGCCGAACGGCTGTTCGAAGAGGCGGAGGACCTTCGAGAACGTGCGAACGAGACGACGGGTGATCGGCGCGTCGAGCTCACGACTCGGGCCATCAGGACCTACGGGACTGCCGTTCAGCAGGCCAACGAAGCGTTGCGACTGATCGACGCCGATATCGGTCCGTCGGTCACAGTCGCCAGTCGATCGGATCCGATCGTCAACGACTCCGTTCGCGATCACTATAGCTTTCGAGGAACGATCGTGAATCCTCCCGGGTGGACGAACGTGACACTCACCGTCACAACGAACCGGACGCGAACGACGGTCAACCCACGGTGGAAGAACTACACGCACGCTCGCTTCTGGGCGGACCTCAATCGGACTGACCGGGTGACGGAGATCAGTATCGTGCCTACCCAGGGTGGCGAACCGATTCCTGGGGCGACCAACGCGACGATCCGTCTCGACGGTGACGGCCTGACCGATCGAACCGAGATCAACCTGACGGGGACCGATCCACTGGATCCAGACAGCGATTCGCCACTGACGACGGCCAACGAAAGCAGCAACGGGATCGTCGACGGTCGAGAGGATTTCGACGGTGACGGCCTTCTGACGAGCGAGGAGCAGTCGATCGGGACGCACCCACTCGATAACGACACCGACGGAGACGGTCTCAGAGACGCCTTCGAGATCAGCCGAACTCGAACGGATCCGACTCGACCGGATACAGACGGCGACGGCGTGCCTGACGGTGCGGAAGATCTGGACGGCGACGGACTGACGAATTTGGACGAACAGGCGGCCGGGACGCCACCACGATTTGCCGACATCGACGGTGACACGCTCACGGATCCAGCCGAACTCGCCAACGGAACTGATCCGCTCGATGCCGATACCGATGGGGACGGTCTCGACGACGACGCCGAACCCGCACTCGAAACTGATCCGCTCGACCCCGATACTGACGACGACGGGATACAGGACGGAAACGAGACGTTCACGACGACCGCCAGCAATCGGTCGCTCGGGGCGACCGTCACGCTGACGGGCGCGGGCAACGTTGCCGGTGGGGTCACCATCGACCGACAGGACGCACGATTCGCAACGTCGGATCGCATACAAAATCGCAGTGTATCGACGGTGGCCGATATTCGATCCGAACGGTCTTTCGAAACGGCAAACGTGACGCTCTC belongs to Halococcoides cellulosivorans and includes:
- a CDS encoding chemotaxis protein CheW, producing MTDDDRMDRAERIKRMREGRRDDASSDDSTPEETAGDESSDDSPTGQDPTASERSPGPDPASGASDEDRPDAASDSPADEGIDSDAMAAAKRVAESVSGVDADTLAATNDAVESGAVDPTESDPETVVPTETDAGAAESSAETVAPTETVETRVLEFQLGDERYCIDIAYVEEIVKDEAITRVPNTPALVEGVVDLRGQITTILDPKEVIDVDDSETGSLIVVFDAEAVEDQGAIGWLVDEVHQVGPVSKSDLRDSPVEEAYINGVIDRDDQFVLWIEPDLALDAIDEE
- the mvaD gene encoding phosphomevalonate decarboxylase MvaD, with the translated sequence MKATARAHPIQGLVKYHGLREKPGRYPYHDSISVCTAPAATTTTVAFEDRDADRYAIGGDPVEGRGAERIRTVVDAVRERAGIDRRVRMESENSFPSNVGFGSSASGFAALATALVAAADLDLSRPGISAIARRGSASAARAVTGGVSLLEAGLNDQDCRSHRLESAVEDWRVVGVEIPVYKETDDAHEEAAASPMFEARRAQVGDQIAEMKDALRAGTFDRVADTAERDTLALAATTMTGPSGWVYWDGRSIEVFEAVRELRSEEDIPAYFSTDTGASVYVNTTADAVDRVQDRLAGIGTDTHVWSVGGPASIVDDALF